A stretch of the Streptococcus oralis genome encodes the following:
- the gmk gene encoding guanylate kinase — protein sequence MADRGLLIVFSGPSGVGKGTVRREIFESSENQFQYSVSMTTRAQRPGEVDGVDYFFRTREEFEELIRQGQMLEYAEYVGNYYGTPLTYVNETLDKGIDVFLEIEVQGALQVKKKVPDAVFIFLTPPDLDELQDRLVGRGTDSAEVIAQRIEKAKEEIALMREYDYAIVNDQVPLAAERVKRVIEAEHFRVDRVIGHYQEMLPKSPTTR from the coding sequence GAAGAGAGATTTTTGAGAGTTCTGAGAATCAATTTCAATACTCTGTATCGATGACGACGCGTGCGCAACGTCCTGGTGAAGTGGATGGAGTGGACTATTTCTTCCGTACTCGTGAAGAGTTCGAAGAGCTGATCCGTCAAGGTCAGATGTTGGAATATGCAGAATATGTCGGTAACTACTATGGAACTCCTCTGACCTATGTCAATGAAACTCTGGACAAGGGAATCGATGTCTTTCTTGAGATTGAAGTCCAAGGAGCCCTTCAGGTTAAGAAAAAGGTTCCAGATGCTGTCTTTATCTTTCTAACACCACCAGATTTGGATGAATTGCAAGATCGTTTGGTAGGTCGTGGAACAGATAGCGCTGAAGTGATTGCCCAACGAATTGAAAAAGCCAAGGAAGAAATTGCCCTCATGCGTGAGTATGATTATGCCATTGTCAACGATCAGGTGCCCCTCGCTGCTGAACGTGTCAAGCGTGTGATCGAAGCAGAACACTTCCGTGTGGATCGTGTCATTGGTCACTACCAGGAGATGTTGCCAAAATCTCCAACTACTCGATAA